In Trichocoleus desertorum NBK24, the following are encoded in one genomic region:
- a CDS encoding ComEC/Rec2 family competence protein, translated as MTLLGVILCFAYILGLLFSEIPGGAYVILGLGIAAALLARRRFVVPQAIAQQLRLPKAWQVRWNAKICLAAGLVGFLASLYLQVRTPQPASNDVSKLVDFPTAATEQIVTVQGKVIASPRMTRSGRAQFWLKANQVSQVIAPERANSSQAVTGKLYVTVPLLQATGLRSGQAIAVTGKLYEPKPAQNPGEFDFRAYLAQEGGFAGLSGRQISLPPDTSVSQWGWWAIRQRIIQTQVRWLGSPEGPLVSAMVLGSRAVDLPYDVKDQFAKIGLAHALAASGFQTSLILGLVLSLTRRFSTKVQMIWGTGALALFVGLVGFQPAVLRAALMGFGALIALGMQRKIKPLGSLLVAATGLLLWNPLWIWDLGFQLSLLATLGLLVTVPPLVKRLDWLPPTIATLMAVPIAAYLWTLPLQLYAFGLVSPYSIPVNFLTTPLIAVISIGGVLSALAALIWPVAGSAIAWLLYYPTHALIVIVDFFSRLPGNSIAVGTISTLQLVVLYGLVCLAWLQTWWQRRWWAASLIAVSLVVMPVWYSYTTLFRATVLATSGEPILVVQDQSRVGLVNSGNEATASLTVLPFLQKQGINQIDWAVATDTERSRRQGWSQIVERLPVKALYTGAVSTVSSSDRQSAQTLNQDAAFPNLPQQHQLLTSSQTIQIGSTVVQPISTDLSVWEFKLHNQPWIWLSHLKSSEQNALVESGQLTSAQVLWWTGEPLTDNLLKAIKPKIAIASAASVDPNTIAQLQRRKIQLYWTGRDGALQWKPDQGLTRTLESTENEVPLL; from the coding sequence ATGACCCTATTAGGTGTCATTTTATGTTTTGCCTACATCCTGGGGCTGCTGTTCAGTGAAATTCCAGGTGGCGCTTATGTAATTTTAGGGCTGGGCATCGCAGCAGCCTTACTTGCTCGTCGGCGTTTTGTGGTTCCACAGGCGATCGCTCAACAGTTGCGGTTGCCAAAAGCTTGGCAAGTTAGATGGAATGCCAAAATTTGTCTAGCTGCTGGATTAGTTGGATTTTTGGCTAGCTTGTACTTGCAAGTTCGTACCCCCCAACCTGCATCCAATGATGTGAGCAAGTTGGTTGACTTTCCAACCGCTGCAACCGAACAGATTGTGACAGTTCAAGGCAAAGTGATTGCCTCCCCTCGGATGACTCGTAGTGGCCGAGCTCAGTTTTGGCTCAAAGCAAATCAAGTGAGCCAAGTGATTGCTCCAGAGAGAGCGAATTCTAGTCAGGCTGTGACTGGCAAGTTGTATGTCACGGTGCCGTTGTTGCAAGCAACTGGGTTGCGTTCTGGGCAGGCGATCGCGGTAACAGGAAAACTATACGAGCCGAAGCCTGCTCAAAACCCAGGGGAATTTGACTTTCGCGCTTATCTGGCGCAGGAAGGTGGATTTGCGGGTCTTAGCGGTCGCCAGATTAGCTTGCCACCCGATACATCTGTGTCGCAATGGGGTTGGTGGGCAATTCGGCAAAGGATCATTCAAACACAGGTACGCTGGTTGGGCAGTCCTGAAGGGCCGCTAGTTAGCGCTATGGTATTGGGAAGCCGTGCGGTTGATTTGCCTTATGACGTTAAGGATCAGTTTGCCAAAATTGGTTTAGCGCACGCGCTCGCCGCTTCTGGGTTTCAAACTTCGCTCATTTTAGGGTTGGTGCTGTCCCTAACTCGCCGTTTTTCAACCAAGGTGCAGATGATTTGGGGAACTGGGGCACTAGCTCTATTTGTGGGTTTGGTAGGTTTCCAACCAGCGGTGCTGCGAGCAGCTTTGATGGGATTTGGGGCGCTTATTGCTTTAGGGATGCAGCGAAAAATCAAGCCTTTGGGTTCGTTGTTGGTTGCAGCCACAGGTTTATTATTGTGGAACCCGCTGTGGATTTGGGACTTAGGATTCCAATTAAGCTTGTTGGCTACCCTGGGTTTGCTGGTTACTGTACCTCCTTTGGTAAAGCGGCTAGACTGGCTCCCACCTACGATCGCAACCCTAATGGCGGTGCCAATTGCCGCCTATCTATGGACCTTACCGCTTCAACTGTATGCTTTTGGTTTGGTCTCTCCTTACAGCATTCCGGTTAACTTTCTGACCACGCCGTTGATTGCGGTTATTAGTATTGGTGGTGTCCTTAGTGCTCTAGCTGCCTTGATTTGGCCTGTTGCGGGCAGTGCGATCGCATGGCTCCTTTACTACCCTACCCATGCGTTAATTGTTATTGTTGATTTCTTTAGCCGCTTACCAGGTAACTCGATTGCGGTAGGGACGATTTCTACACTACAACTTGTGGTCTTGTATGGTCTGGTGTGTCTGGCTTGGCTACAGACCTGGTGGCAGCGTCGCTGGTGGGCAGCAAGTCTGATTGCGGTTAGCTTAGTTGTAATGCCCGTTTGGTATAGCTACACCACTTTGTTTCGGGCGACCGTCCTAGCGACATCGGGAGAGCCGATTTTAGTGGTTCAGGATCAAAGTCGAGTTGGTTTGGTAAATAGTGGCAACGAAGCAACGGCTAGTTTAACCGTTTTACCGTTCCTGCAAAAGCAAGGAATTAATCAGATTGACTGGGCTGTAGCTACAGATACGGAGCGTAGTCGTCGTCAAGGTTGGTCTCAGATTGTCGAAAGGTTGCCAGTTAAAGCTTTGTATACAGGCGCTGTATCTACGGTCAGTTCTAGCGATCGCCAATCTGCTCAAACCCTTAACCAAGACGCTGCGTTCCCAAATTTGCCGCAGCAGCACCAACTTCTAACATCCAGCCAGACCATTCAGATTGGCTCTACGGTCGTGCAACCTATCAGTACGGATCTATCTGTTTGGGAGTTTAAGCTGCACAATCAGCCTTGGATCTGGTTGAGTCATCTTAAGAGCAGTGAACAAAATGCTTTAGTCGAGTCAGGTCAGTTAACTTCAGCCCAAGTGCTCTGGTGGACTGGAGAACCTTTGACTGACAACTTGTTAAAAGCCATCAAGCCTAAAATTGCGATCGCTTCTGCTGCTTCGGTTGACCCGAATACGATTGCTCAGCTTCAGCGCCGCAAAATTCAACTGTACTGGACTGGACGAGATGGTGCTTTGCAGTGGAAACCCGATCAAGGCTTAACTAGGACTCTAGAATCTACAGAAAACGAGGTACCTCTACTGTAA